One Carassius carassius chromosome 28, fCarCar2.1, whole genome shotgun sequence genomic window carries:
- the LOC132108519 gene encoding olfactory receptor 52A5-like, with the protein MENGTYFFFMLFENLGCVKYVFFSLGFLFYCVVIYFNVLIILAVFLERTLHQPMYILISCLSINSVYGTAGFFPRLLTDLLYDTHIISFEACLVQSVVIYSYAASELIILMLMAFDRLVAISKPLHYNNIITKRFLTLLIVIAWLYPMICVGCAGLLTARLKMCGNKLFKLYCHNYEIVKLSCVNQNIINIYGLIVTITTVFFPLIFILYSYVKILIICQRSSQDFRSKAYQTCIPHIAILLNFSVAIFCELTLSRFVNGEIPIELAVILSLEFIVIPPFVNPIVYGLNFPGIRKKARHLIKAFK; encoded by the coding sequence ATGGAAAATGGAACATATTTTTTCTTCATGTTGTTTGAAAATCTTGGGTgcgtaaaatatgtttttttcagtTTGGGGTTTCTTTTTTACTGTGTTGTCATATACTTTAATGTCCTTATTATTCTTGCTGTATTTCTAGAAAGGACATTGCACCAACCcatgtacattttgatttcatgtttatcCATCAACTCTGTATATGGTACTGCTGGCTTTTTCCCAAGGTTACTGACAGACCTGTTGTATGATACACATATAATCTCCTTTGAAGCTTGCCTTGTACAGAGTGTTGTCATTTACTCATATGCAGCTTCTGAGCTTATAATCTTAATGCTAATGGCTTTTGATAGGCTTGTTGCAATTAGTAAACCTTTGCATTACAACAACATAATTACCAAACGCTTTCTAACTCTTTTAATAGTTATAGCATGGCTTTATCCAATGATTTGTGTTGGTTGTGCTGGTCTTTTGACTGCCAGGCTGAAAATGTGTGGTAACAAATTGTTTAAACTATACTGCCACAACTATGAAATTGTCAAACTATCTTGTGTGAAccagaatattattaatatttatggcCTGATTGTAACAATtacaacagttttttttcctttgatttttatattatattcctaTGTCAAAATACTTATAATTTGTCAAAGAAGCTCACAAGACTTTAGGAGCAAAGCGTATCAAACTTGTATTCCACACATAGCAATCCTTTTAAATTTCTCAGTTGCTATATTTTGTGAGCTTACTTTGAGTCGGTTTGTGAATGGGGAAATTCCTATAGAGCTGGCTGTTATCCTTTCACTGGAATTTATTGTTATACCACCCTTTGTAAACCCTATTGTTTATGGTCTAAACTTTCCTGGTATCCGCAAAAAAGCTAGACATCTTATAAAAGCCTTCAAATAG